A single region of the Hyphomicrobiales bacterium genome encodes:
- a CDS encoding N-methylhydantoinase B, protein MACAQTHDVEIVGDEREASDPVHLQILWNRLISIMDEADVALLHSAFSTIVADSRDYAVILLDRHARSIAQAQICVPAFTCSLPSAARTMLQQFPAETLKPGDVLFTNDPWICHGHLPDFYVIKPIFHRGEIVAYYAAAAHVSDVGGRMDELIARDVYEEGIRLPPCKIYEAGEPNQPIMNVIAANTRHPRLVLGDLGAMTGAATVVEERIGQFIADYGVKALDGVAEQILSRSARAMHDAIAALPDGDYPYEIECDGFRKPTRIKLNLQVRGDAMILDYTGSDDQRADASINCVLNVTHAHSMFAVKCALVPTVPNNEGLFGPVTTVAPEGSILNARFPAPVRARSMTSFHLHNAIFGALRPFVPDRVQAGSGSFWWMTCSGRDAANEPFSVHVLPNGGTGAVQGKDGFPTMAFPGNGSLTPIEIIENRAPLVVTERSMAPDSGGAGEFRGGLGQVIRVRTLRGPANLTLRPDKVIFPPPGLDGGLPGGKGEFLIDGEQAPFEPFTLQEGQELTLKLPGGGGYGDPARRDPAALAADIRKGFVSRAKAEELYGVVPEAE, encoded by the coding sequence ATGGCCTGTGCTCAAACACATGATGTCGAAATTGTCGGCGATGAACGCGAGGCATCTGATCCCGTTCATCTGCAAATTCTCTGGAATAGACTGATTTCGATTATGGATGAGGCCGATGTCGCGCTTCTCCATTCGGCATTTTCTACTATTGTTGCGGATTCCCGTGACTACGCGGTTATTCTGCTGGATCGGCACGCGCGTTCGATCGCCCAGGCGCAGATCTGTGTTCCCGCCTTCACGTGCTCCCTGCCGAGCGCGGCTCGCACCATGCTGCAGCAGTTTCCGGCTGAGACGCTGAAGCCCGGTGACGTGCTCTTCACCAATGACCCGTGGATCTGTCACGGCCATCTGCCTGACTTCTACGTCATCAAGCCCATCTTCCACCGCGGCGAAATCGTTGCCTATTACGCAGCCGCGGCCCATGTCTCGGATGTCGGCGGGCGGATGGACGAGCTCATCGCCCGCGACGTCTATGAGGAGGGGATCCGGCTTCCCCCTTGCAAGATCTACGAGGCCGGCGAGCCCAACCAGCCGATCATGAACGTCATTGCGGCAAACACCCGCCACCCGCGGCTGGTGCTGGGCGACCTCGGCGCCATGACCGGCGCGGCGACGGTTGTGGAGGAGCGAATCGGGCAGTTCATCGCCGATTATGGGGTGAAGGCGCTTGACGGGGTGGCCGAACAGATCCTCTCACGCTCCGCACGGGCCATGCACGATGCCATCGCCGCCTTGCCGGATGGCGACTATCCCTATGAGATCGAATGCGACGGCTTCCGCAAGCCGACGCGGATCAAGCTCAACCTCCAGGTGCGCGGCGACGCCATGATCCTGGACTACACCGGTTCGGACGATCAACGCGCCGATGCTTCCATCAACTGCGTGCTGAACGTCACCCACGCCCATTCGATGTTCGCCGTGAAATGCGCGCTCGTTCCCACTGTCCCCAATAACGAGGGGTTGTTCGGGCCTGTGACCACGGTGGCGCCAGAGGGCTCCATCCTGAATGCCCGGTTCCCGGCGCCGGTGCGCGCCCGGTCGATGACGAGCTTTCATTTGCACAACGCCATCTTTGGCGCGCTCAGGCCCTTCGTGCCGGACCGTGTCCAGGCGGGGTCGGGCTCCTTCTGGTGGATGACCTGCTCCGGGCGCGATGCCGCGAACGAGCCGTTCTCGGTGCACGTGCTGCCTAATGGCGGAACCGGCGCCGTTCAGGGCAAGGACGGGTTCCCGACCATGGCCTTCCCCGGCAATGGCAGTCTTACGCCGATCGAGATCATTGAAAATCGCGCGCCCCTCGTCGTCACCGAACGCTCGATGGCTCCGGATTCGGGCGGCGCGGGTGAATTCCGCGGCGGGCTCGGGCAGGTGATCCGCGTTCGGACCTTGCGCGGCCCGGCCAATCTGACCTTGCGCCCGGACAAGGTCATCTTTCCGCCTCCCGGCCTCGATGGCGGGCTGCCGGGCGGCAAGGGCGAGTTCCTCATTGATGGCGAACAGGCGCCGTTCGAACCCTTCACGCTGCAGGAGGGGCAGGAGTTGACGCTGAAACTGCCCGGCGGCGGCGGCTACGGCGATCCTGCGCGGCGCGATCCGGCCGCGCTGGCCGCTGACATTCGCAAAGGCTTCGTCAGCCGGGCGAAGGCGGAAGAGCTTTATGGCGTCGTGCCGGAGGCCGAGTGA